A segment of the Populus alba chromosome 9, ASM523922v2, whole genome shotgun sequence genome:
CGCACCATTGCTGCTGTCTTTCATCTTGCCGTGTAAGGTCATTCGGAAGCCTTCGAACTTCTTCTCCAATTCAATCAACTCTTGGAGGTTGAGCTCTTCGACTGGAGCATTCCACCATTGATCTCTCTCATTACCTtgtattttatccttcaacttGCAGCCTTTTTCCTTATTGTCATCCAGCTGCTGCTGCATTTCATTATGCTTTTGTGTTAGCTCTTCGATCCTCGCCCTCCTATACTCCTCCAAGAGCTCGTAGGCGCCATAGATATCTGTGTCTGATGGATTTTCCAGAAAACGATCAAGCACATTTTCAATTGAAGGGTGGCCGAAGGAAAACGGCTTACCCCCAGGTGAAAAGACGAGAAACGCAGCTTCCGTCCCCGTTAAAGTGATAAGCTCGCTCAGTTTTTTGTAGATCCCGGATCTACGCTTTGAGAAAGTGACCAGTCTATCATCTTCATTTACAATTCTCTTCATTTCCACCTTTTGCCTTCCCCTTGTTTTCTTGGCTTCCATGATGAAAAGAATAAGATGCAAGATAAGATA
Coding sequences within it:
- the LOC118035197 gene encoding agamous-like MADS-box protein AGL29, with amino-acid sequence MEAKKTRGRQKVEMKRIVNEDDRLVTFSKRRSGIYKKLSELITLTGTEAAFLVFSPGGKPFSFGHPSIENVLDRFLENPSDTDIYGAYELLEEYRRARIEELTQKHNEMQQQLDDNKEKGCKLKDKIQGNERDQWWNAPVEELNLQELIELEKKFEGFRMTLHGKMKDSSNGASSSHAPEAGNPSASHANDANVASHGSNWGV